One part of the Alosa alosa isolate M-15738 ecotype Scorff River chromosome 4, AALO_Geno_1.1, whole genome shotgun sequence genome encodes these proteins:
- the LOC125292853 gene encoding tumor protein D54-like isoform X1 codes for MDSVNNGFGSARMTGSMEGATGGTLPPGLTEEEAEELRVELTKVEDEIQTLRQVLAAKERHAGDIKRQLGISPLNEIKQNISKGWQDVQSSNAYLQTKEKLGQWNESITHSNAYLTASATLDDISQSDAYKKTQETLSQAGQVTSAALSSMGAAISERIGTMRALPFYNTPRLGYSVHHSLSMPSMRSSPSFRSFEDRVGSLRVTCLSYLCLL; via the exons ATGGATTCTGTTAATAATG GTTTTGGAAGTGCCAGGATGACCGGGTCAATGGAGGGTGCCACCGGTGGAACCCTGCCCCCTGGTCTCACTGAAGAGGAAGCAGAGGAGTTGAGAGTGGAACTCACTAAG GTGGAGGATGAGATTCAGACTTTAAGGCAGGTCTTGGCTGCTAAGGAGAGGCATGCTGGAGACATCAAAAGACAACTGGGTATCAGTCCGCTCAACGAGATCAAACAGAACATCTCAAAGGGATGGCAGGATGTCCAGTCCTCCAATGC CTATTTGCAAACCAAAGAGAAACTTGGACAGTGGAATGAAAGCATTACCCACTCAAATGC ttACCTTACAGCCTCTGCCACTCTGGACGACATAAGCCAATCTGACGC GTATAAGAAGACCCAGGAGACTCTCTCCCAGGCAGGCCAGGTGACCTCTGCAGCCTTGTCCAGCATGGGTGCAGCCATCAGCGAGAGAATTGGGACCATGAG GGCTCTGCCCTTTTATAACACGCCTAG ACTTGGTTACTCCGTGCATCACTCCTTAAGTATGCCATCTATGAG GAGCTCGCCCTCCTTCAGGTCCTTTGAAGACCGGGTAGGAAGCCTGAGGGTGACATGCCTTTCTTATCTCTGTCTTCTCTGA
- the LOC125292853 gene encoding tumor protein D54-like isoform X17, whose translation MDSVNNGFGSARMTGSMEGATGGTLPPGLTEEEAEELRVELTKVEDEIQTLRQVLAAKERHAGDIKRQLGISPLNEIKQNISKGWQDVQSSNAYLQTKEKLGQWNESITHSNAYLTASATLDDISQSDAYKKTQETLSQAGQVTSAALSSMGAAISERIGTMRSSPSFRSFEDRK comes from the exons ATGGATTCTGTTAATAATG GTTTTGGAAGTGCCAGGATGACCGGGTCAATGGAGGGTGCCACCGGTGGAACCCTGCCCCCTGGTCTCACTGAAGAGGAAGCAGAGGAGTTGAGAGTGGAACTCACTAAG GTGGAGGATGAGATTCAGACTTTAAGGCAGGTCTTGGCTGCTAAGGAGAGGCATGCTGGAGACATCAAAAGACAACTGGGTATCAGTCCGCTCAACGAGATCAAACAGAACATCTCAAAGGGATGGCAGGATGTCCAGTCCTCCAATGC CTATTTGCAAACCAAAGAGAAACTTGGACAGTGGAATGAAAGCATTACCCACTCAAATGC ttACCTTACAGCCTCTGCCACTCTGGACGACATAAGCCAATCTGACGC GTATAAGAAGACCCAGGAGACTCTCTCCCAGGCAGGCCAGGTGACCTCTGCAGCCTTGTCCAGCATGGGTGCAGCCATCAGCGAGAGAATTGGGACCATGAG GAGCTCGCCCTCCTTCAGGTCCTTTGAAGACCGG AAGTAA
- the LOC125292853 gene encoding tumor protein D54-like isoform X19, whose amino-acid sequence MDSVNNGFGSARMTGSMEGATGGTLPPGLTEEEAEELRVELTKVEDEIQTLRQVLAAKERHAGDIKRQLGISPLNEIKQNISKGWQDVQSSNAYLQTKEKLGQWNESITHSNAYLTASATLDDISQSDAYKKTQETLSQAGQVTSAALSSMGAAISERIGTMRPPLSLTF is encoded by the exons ATGGATTCTGTTAATAATG GTTTTGGAAGTGCCAGGATGACCGGGTCAATGGAGGGTGCCACCGGTGGAACCCTGCCCCCTGGTCTCACTGAAGAGGAAGCAGAGGAGTTGAGAGTGGAACTCACTAAG GTGGAGGATGAGATTCAGACTTTAAGGCAGGTCTTGGCTGCTAAGGAGAGGCATGCTGGAGACATCAAAAGACAACTGGGTATCAGTCCGCTCAACGAGATCAAACAGAACATCTCAAAGGGATGGCAGGATGTCCAGTCCTCCAATGC CTATTTGCAAACCAAAGAGAAACTTGGACAGTGGAATGAAAGCATTACCCACTCAAATGC ttACCTTACAGCCTCTGCCACTCTGGACGACATAAGCCAATCTGACGC GTATAAGAAGACCCAGGAGACTCTCTCCCAGGCAGGCCAGGTGACCTCTGCAGCCTTGTCCAGCATGGGTGCAGCCATCAGCGAGAGAATTGGGACCATGAG GCCACCACTTTCGTTAACTTTTTGA
- the LOC125292853 gene encoding tumor protein D54-like isoform X7: MDSVNNGFGSARMTGSMEGATGGTLPPGLTEEEAEELRVELTKVEDEIQTLRQVLAAKERHAGDIKRQLGISPLNEIKQNISKGWQDVQSSNAYLQTKEKLGQWNESITHSNAYLTASATLDDISQSDAYKKTQETLSQAGQVTSAALSSMGAAISERIGTMRLGYSVHHSLSMPSMRSSPSFRSFEDRVGSLRK; the protein is encoded by the exons ATGGATTCTGTTAATAATG GTTTTGGAAGTGCCAGGATGACCGGGTCAATGGAGGGTGCCACCGGTGGAACCCTGCCCCCTGGTCTCACTGAAGAGGAAGCAGAGGAGTTGAGAGTGGAACTCACTAAG GTGGAGGATGAGATTCAGACTTTAAGGCAGGTCTTGGCTGCTAAGGAGAGGCATGCTGGAGACATCAAAAGACAACTGGGTATCAGTCCGCTCAACGAGATCAAACAGAACATCTCAAAGGGATGGCAGGATGTCCAGTCCTCCAATGC CTATTTGCAAACCAAAGAGAAACTTGGACAGTGGAATGAAAGCATTACCCACTCAAATGC ttACCTTACAGCCTCTGCCACTCTGGACGACATAAGCCAATCTGACGC GTATAAGAAGACCCAGGAGACTCTCTCCCAGGCAGGCCAGGTGACCTCTGCAGCCTTGTCCAGCATGGGTGCAGCCATCAGCGAGAGAATTGGGACCATGAG ACTTGGTTACTCCGTGCATCACTCCTTAAGTATGCCATCTATGAG GAGCTCGCCCTCCTTCAGGTCCTTTGAAGACCGGGTAGGAAGCCTGAGG AAGTAA
- the LOC125292853 gene encoding tumor protein D54-like isoform X15: MDSVNNGFGSARMTGSMEGATGGTLPPGLTEEEAEELRVELTKVEDEIQTLRQVLAAKERHAGDIKRQLGISPLNEIKQNISKGWQDVQSSNAYLQTKEKLGQWNESITHSNAYLTASATLDDISQSDAYKKTQETLSQAGQVTSAALSSMGAAISERIGTMRLGYSVHHSLSMPSMR; encoded by the exons ATGGATTCTGTTAATAATG GTTTTGGAAGTGCCAGGATGACCGGGTCAATGGAGGGTGCCACCGGTGGAACCCTGCCCCCTGGTCTCACTGAAGAGGAAGCAGAGGAGTTGAGAGTGGAACTCACTAAG GTGGAGGATGAGATTCAGACTTTAAGGCAGGTCTTGGCTGCTAAGGAGAGGCATGCTGGAGACATCAAAAGACAACTGGGTATCAGTCCGCTCAACGAGATCAAACAGAACATCTCAAAGGGATGGCAGGATGTCCAGTCCTCCAATGC CTATTTGCAAACCAAAGAGAAACTTGGACAGTGGAATGAAAGCATTACCCACTCAAATGC ttACCTTACAGCCTCTGCCACTCTGGACGACATAAGCCAATCTGACGC GTATAAGAAGACCCAGGAGACTCTCTCCCAGGCAGGCCAGGTGACCTCTGCAGCCTTGTCCAGCATGGGTGCAGCCATCAGCGAGAGAATTGGGACCATGAG ACTTGGTTACTCCGTGCATCACTCCTTAAGTATGCCATCTATGAGGTAA
- the LOC125292853 gene encoding tumor protein D54-like isoform X13, which yields MDSVNNGFGSARMTGSMEGATGGTLPPGLTEEEAEELRVELTKVEDEIQTLRQVLAAKERHAGDIKRQLGISPLNEIKQNISKGWQDVQSSNAYLQTKEKLGQWNESITHSNAYLTASATLDDISQSDAYKKTQETLSQAGQVTSAALSSMGAAISERIGTMRLGYSVHHSLSMPSMRKVRL from the exons ATGGATTCTGTTAATAATG GTTTTGGAAGTGCCAGGATGACCGGGTCAATGGAGGGTGCCACCGGTGGAACCCTGCCCCCTGGTCTCACTGAAGAGGAAGCAGAGGAGTTGAGAGTGGAACTCACTAAG GTGGAGGATGAGATTCAGACTTTAAGGCAGGTCTTGGCTGCTAAGGAGAGGCATGCTGGAGACATCAAAAGACAACTGGGTATCAGTCCGCTCAACGAGATCAAACAGAACATCTCAAAGGGATGGCAGGATGTCCAGTCCTCCAATGC CTATTTGCAAACCAAAGAGAAACTTGGACAGTGGAATGAAAGCATTACCCACTCAAATGC ttACCTTACAGCCTCTGCCACTCTGGACGACATAAGCCAATCTGACGC GTATAAGAAGACCCAGGAGACTCTCTCCCAGGCAGGCCAGGTGACCTCTGCAGCCTTGTCCAGCATGGGTGCAGCCATCAGCGAGAGAATTGGGACCATGAG ACTTGGTTACTCCGTGCATCACTCCTTAAGTATGCCATCTATGAG AAAAGTGAGGTTGTGA
- the LOC125292853 gene encoding tumor protein D54-like isoform X20 — MDSVNNGFGSARMTGSMEGATGGTLPPGLTEEEAEELRVELTKVEDEIQTLRQVLAAKERHAGDIKRQLGISPLNEIKQNISKGWQDVQSSNAYLTASATLDDISQSDAYKKTQETLSQAGQVTSAALSSMGAAISERIGTMRSSPSFRSFEDRVGSLRVTCLSYLCLL; from the exons ATGGATTCTGTTAATAATG GTTTTGGAAGTGCCAGGATGACCGGGTCAATGGAGGGTGCCACCGGTGGAACCCTGCCCCCTGGTCTCACTGAAGAGGAAGCAGAGGAGTTGAGAGTGGAACTCACTAAG GTGGAGGATGAGATTCAGACTTTAAGGCAGGTCTTGGCTGCTAAGGAGAGGCATGCTGGAGACATCAAAAGACAACTGGGTATCAGTCCGCTCAACGAGATCAAACAGAACATCTCAAAGGGATGGCAGGATGTCCAGTCCTCCAATGC ttACCTTACAGCCTCTGCCACTCTGGACGACATAAGCCAATCTGACGC GTATAAGAAGACCCAGGAGACTCTCTCCCAGGCAGGCCAGGTGACCTCTGCAGCCTTGTCCAGCATGGGTGCAGCCATCAGCGAGAGAATTGGGACCATGAG GAGCTCGCCCTCCTTCAGGTCCTTTGAAGACCGGGTAGGAAGCCTGAGGGTGACATGCCTTTCTTATCTCTGTCTTCTCTGA
- the LOC125292853 gene encoding tumor protein D54-like isoform X22 translates to MDSVNNGFGSARMTGSMEGATGGTLPPGLTEEEAEELRVELTKVEDEIQTLRQVLAAKERHAGDIKRQLGISPLNEIKQNISKGWQDVQSSNAYKKTQETLSQAGQVTSAALSSMGAAISERIGTMRSSPSFRSFEDRVGSLRVTCLSYLCLL, encoded by the exons ATGGATTCTGTTAATAATG GTTTTGGAAGTGCCAGGATGACCGGGTCAATGGAGGGTGCCACCGGTGGAACCCTGCCCCCTGGTCTCACTGAAGAGGAAGCAGAGGAGTTGAGAGTGGAACTCACTAAG GTGGAGGATGAGATTCAGACTTTAAGGCAGGTCTTGGCTGCTAAGGAGAGGCATGCTGGAGACATCAAAAGACAACTGGGTATCAGTCCGCTCAACGAGATCAAACAGAACATCTCAAAGGGATGGCAGGATGTCCAGTCCTCCAATGC GTATAAGAAGACCCAGGAGACTCTCTCCCAGGCAGGCCAGGTGACCTCTGCAGCCTTGTCCAGCATGGGTGCAGCCATCAGCGAGAGAATTGGGACCATGAG GAGCTCGCCCTCCTTCAGGTCCTTTGAAGACCGGGTAGGAAGCCTGAGGGTGACATGCCTTTCTTATCTCTGTCTTCTCTGA
- the LOC125292853 gene encoding tumor protein D54-like isoform X14: MDSVNNGFGSARMTGSMEGATGGTLPPGLTEEEAEELRVELTKVEDEIQTLRQVLAAKERHAGDIKRQLGISPLNEIKQNISKGWQDVQSSNAYLQTKEKLGQWNESITHSNAYLTASATLDDISQSDAYKKTQETLSQAGQVTSAALSSMGAAISERIGTMRSSPSFRSFEDRVGSLRK; encoded by the exons ATGGATTCTGTTAATAATG GTTTTGGAAGTGCCAGGATGACCGGGTCAATGGAGGGTGCCACCGGTGGAACCCTGCCCCCTGGTCTCACTGAAGAGGAAGCAGAGGAGTTGAGAGTGGAACTCACTAAG GTGGAGGATGAGATTCAGACTTTAAGGCAGGTCTTGGCTGCTAAGGAGAGGCATGCTGGAGACATCAAAAGACAACTGGGTATCAGTCCGCTCAACGAGATCAAACAGAACATCTCAAAGGGATGGCAGGATGTCCAGTCCTCCAATGC CTATTTGCAAACCAAAGAGAAACTTGGACAGTGGAATGAAAGCATTACCCACTCAAATGC ttACCTTACAGCCTCTGCCACTCTGGACGACATAAGCCAATCTGACGC GTATAAGAAGACCCAGGAGACTCTCTCCCAGGCAGGCCAGGTGACCTCTGCAGCCTTGTCCAGCATGGGTGCAGCCATCAGCGAGAGAATTGGGACCATGAG GAGCTCGCCCTCCTTCAGGTCCTTTGAAGACCGGGTAGGAAGCCTGAGG AAGTAA
- the LOC125292853 gene encoding tumor protein D54-like isoform X21, whose product MDSVNNGFGSARMTGSMEGATGGTLPPGLTEEEAEELRVELTKVEDEIQTLRQVLAAKERHAGDIKRQLGISPLNEIKQNISKGWQDVQSSNAYKKTQETLSQAGQVTSAALSSMGAAISERIGTMRLGYSVHHSLSMPSMRSSPSFRSFEDRVGSLRVTCLSYLCLL is encoded by the exons ATGGATTCTGTTAATAATG GTTTTGGAAGTGCCAGGATGACCGGGTCAATGGAGGGTGCCACCGGTGGAACCCTGCCCCCTGGTCTCACTGAAGAGGAAGCAGAGGAGTTGAGAGTGGAACTCACTAAG GTGGAGGATGAGATTCAGACTTTAAGGCAGGTCTTGGCTGCTAAGGAGAGGCATGCTGGAGACATCAAAAGACAACTGGGTATCAGTCCGCTCAACGAGATCAAACAGAACATCTCAAAGGGATGGCAGGATGTCCAGTCCTCCAATGC GTATAAGAAGACCCAGGAGACTCTCTCCCAGGCAGGCCAGGTGACCTCTGCAGCCTTGTCCAGCATGGGTGCAGCCATCAGCGAGAGAATTGGGACCATGAG ACTTGGTTACTCCGTGCATCACTCCTTAAGTATGCCATCTATGAG GAGCTCGCCCTCCTTCAGGTCCTTTGAAGACCGGGTAGGAAGCCTGAGGGTGACATGCCTTTCTTATCTCTGTCTTCTCTGA
- the LOC125292853 gene encoding tumor protein D54-like isoform X12, with amino-acid sequence MDSVNNGFGSARMTGSMEGATGGTLPPGLTEEEAEELRVELTKVEDEIQTLRQVLAAKERHAGDIKRQLGISPLNEIKQNISKGWQDVQSSNAYLQTKEKLGQWNESITHSNAYLTASATLDDISQSDAYKKTQETLSQAGQVTSAALSSMGAAISERIGTMRSNKDPALSPFTPDKEQASLCPVTW; translated from the exons ATGGATTCTGTTAATAATG GTTTTGGAAGTGCCAGGATGACCGGGTCAATGGAGGGTGCCACCGGTGGAACCCTGCCCCCTGGTCTCACTGAAGAGGAAGCAGAGGAGTTGAGAGTGGAACTCACTAAG GTGGAGGATGAGATTCAGACTTTAAGGCAGGTCTTGGCTGCTAAGGAGAGGCATGCTGGAGACATCAAAAGACAACTGGGTATCAGTCCGCTCAACGAGATCAAACAGAACATCTCAAAGGGATGGCAGGATGTCCAGTCCTCCAATGC CTATTTGCAAACCAAAGAGAAACTTGGACAGTGGAATGAAAGCATTACCCACTCAAATGC ttACCTTACAGCCTCTGCCACTCTGGACGACATAAGCCAATCTGACGC GTATAAGAAGACCCAGGAGACTCTCTCCCAGGCAGGCCAGGTGACCTCTGCAGCCTTGTCCAGCATGGGTGCAGCCATCAGCGAGAGAATTGGGACCATGAG AAGTAACAAGGAcccagctctctctcctttcactccTGATAAAGAACAAGCTAGCCTGTGCCCGGTGACATGGTGA
- the LOC125292853 gene encoding tumor protein D54-like isoform X2, with protein sequence MDSVNNGFGSARMTGSMEGATGGTLPPGLTEEEAEELRVELTKVEDEIQTLRQVLAAKERHAGDIKRQLGISPLNEIKQNISKGWQDVQSSNAYLQTKEKLGQWNESITHSNAYLTASATLDDISQSDAYKKTQETLSQAGQVTSAALSSMGAAISERIGTMRALPFYNTPRLGYSVHHSLSMPSMRSSPSFRSFEDRVGSLRK encoded by the exons ATGGATTCTGTTAATAATG GTTTTGGAAGTGCCAGGATGACCGGGTCAATGGAGGGTGCCACCGGTGGAACCCTGCCCCCTGGTCTCACTGAAGAGGAAGCAGAGGAGTTGAGAGTGGAACTCACTAAG GTGGAGGATGAGATTCAGACTTTAAGGCAGGTCTTGGCTGCTAAGGAGAGGCATGCTGGAGACATCAAAAGACAACTGGGTATCAGTCCGCTCAACGAGATCAAACAGAACATCTCAAAGGGATGGCAGGATGTCCAGTCCTCCAATGC CTATTTGCAAACCAAAGAGAAACTTGGACAGTGGAATGAAAGCATTACCCACTCAAATGC ttACCTTACAGCCTCTGCCACTCTGGACGACATAAGCCAATCTGACGC GTATAAGAAGACCCAGGAGACTCTCTCCCAGGCAGGCCAGGTGACCTCTGCAGCCTTGTCCAGCATGGGTGCAGCCATCAGCGAGAGAATTGGGACCATGAG GGCTCTGCCCTTTTATAACACGCCTAG ACTTGGTTACTCCGTGCATCACTCCTTAAGTATGCCATCTATGAG GAGCTCGCCCTCCTTCAGGTCCTTTGAAGACCGGGTAGGAAGCCTGAGG AAGTAA
- the LOC125292853 gene encoding tumor protein D54-like isoform X18 — MDSVNNGFGSARMTGSMEGATGGTLPPGLTEEEAEELRVELTKVEDEIQTLRQVLAAKERHAGDIKRQLGISPLNEIKQNISKGWQDVQSSNAYLQTKEKLGQWNESITHSNAYKKTQETLSQAGQVTSAALSSMGAAISERIGTMRSSPSFRSFEDRVGSLRVTCLSYLCLL, encoded by the exons ATGGATTCTGTTAATAATG GTTTTGGAAGTGCCAGGATGACCGGGTCAATGGAGGGTGCCACCGGTGGAACCCTGCCCCCTGGTCTCACTGAAGAGGAAGCAGAGGAGTTGAGAGTGGAACTCACTAAG GTGGAGGATGAGATTCAGACTTTAAGGCAGGTCTTGGCTGCTAAGGAGAGGCATGCTGGAGACATCAAAAGACAACTGGGTATCAGTCCGCTCAACGAGATCAAACAGAACATCTCAAAGGGATGGCAGGATGTCCAGTCCTCCAATGC CTATTTGCAAACCAAAGAGAAACTTGGACAGTGGAATGAAAGCATTACCCACTCAAATGC GTATAAGAAGACCCAGGAGACTCTCTCCCAGGCAGGCCAGGTGACCTCTGCAGCCTTGTCCAGCATGGGTGCAGCCATCAGCGAGAGAATTGGGACCATGAG GAGCTCGCCCTCCTTCAGGTCCTTTGAAGACCGGGTAGGAAGCCTGAGGGTGACATGCCTTTCTTATCTCTGTCTTCTCTGA
- the LOC125292853 gene encoding tumor protein D54-like isoform X10 has translation MDSVNNGFGSARMTGSMEGATGGTLPPGLTEEEAEELRVELTKVEDEIQTLRQVLAAKERHAGDIKRQLGISPLNEIKQNISKGWQDVQSSNAYLQTKEKLGQWNESITHSNAYLTASATLDDISQSDAYKKTQETLSQAGQVTSAALSSMGAAISERIGTMRSSPSFRSFEDRVGSLRVTCLSYLCLL, from the exons ATGGATTCTGTTAATAATG GTTTTGGAAGTGCCAGGATGACCGGGTCAATGGAGGGTGCCACCGGTGGAACCCTGCCCCCTGGTCTCACTGAAGAGGAAGCAGAGGAGTTGAGAGTGGAACTCACTAAG GTGGAGGATGAGATTCAGACTTTAAGGCAGGTCTTGGCTGCTAAGGAGAGGCATGCTGGAGACATCAAAAGACAACTGGGTATCAGTCCGCTCAACGAGATCAAACAGAACATCTCAAAGGGATGGCAGGATGTCCAGTCCTCCAATGC CTATTTGCAAACCAAAGAGAAACTTGGACAGTGGAATGAAAGCATTACCCACTCAAATGC ttACCTTACAGCCTCTGCCACTCTGGACGACATAAGCCAATCTGACGC GTATAAGAAGACCCAGGAGACTCTCTCCCAGGCAGGCCAGGTGACCTCTGCAGCCTTGTCCAGCATGGGTGCAGCCATCAGCGAGAGAATTGGGACCATGAG GAGCTCGCCCTCCTTCAGGTCCTTTGAAGACCGGGTAGGAAGCCTGAGGGTGACATGCCTTTCTTATCTCTGTCTTCTCTGA
- the LOC125292853 gene encoding tumor protein D54-like isoform X5, translating to MDSVNNGFGSARMTGSMEGATGGTLPPGLTEEEAEELRVELTKVEDEIQTLRQVLAAKERHAGDIKRQLGISPLNEIKQNISKGWQDVQSSNAYLQTKEKLGQWNESITHSNAYLTASATLDDISQSDAYKKTQETLSQAGQVTSAALSSMGAAISERIGTMRALPFYNTPRLGYSVHHSLSMPSMRSSPSFRSFEDRK from the exons ATGGATTCTGTTAATAATG GTTTTGGAAGTGCCAGGATGACCGGGTCAATGGAGGGTGCCACCGGTGGAACCCTGCCCCCTGGTCTCACTGAAGAGGAAGCAGAGGAGTTGAGAGTGGAACTCACTAAG GTGGAGGATGAGATTCAGACTTTAAGGCAGGTCTTGGCTGCTAAGGAGAGGCATGCTGGAGACATCAAAAGACAACTGGGTATCAGTCCGCTCAACGAGATCAAACAGAACATCTCAAAGGGATGGCAGGATGTCCAGTCCTCCAATGC CTATTTGCAAACCAAAGAGAAACTTGGACAGTGGAATGAAAGCATTACCCACTCAAATGC ttACCTTACAGCCTCTGCCACTCTGGACGACATAAGCCAATCTGACGC GTATAAGAAGACCCAGGAGACTCTCTCCCAGGCAGGCCAGGTGACCTCTGCAGCCTTGTCCAGCATGGGTGCAGCCATCAGCGAGAGAATTGGGACCATGAG GGCTCTGCCCTTTTATAACACGCCTAG ACTTGGTTACTCCGTGCATCACTCCTTAAGTATGCCATCTATGAG GAGCTCGCCCTCCTTCAGGTCCTTTGAAGACCGG AAGTAA
- the LOC125292853 gene encoding tumor protein D54-like isoform X3, which produces MDSVNNGFGSARMTGSMEGATGGTLPPGLTEEEAEELRVELTKVEDEIQTLRQVLAAKERHAGDIKRQLGISPLNEIKQNISKGWQDVQSSNAYLQTKEKLGQWNESITHSNAYLTASATLDDISQSDAYKKTQETLSQAGQVTSAALSSMGAAISERIGTMRLGYSVHHSLSMPSMRSSPSFRSFEDRVGSLRVTCLSYLCLL; this is translated from the exons ATGGATTCTGTTAATAATG GTTTTGGAAGTGCCAGGATGACCGGGTCAATGGAGGGTGCCACCGGTGGAACCCTGCCCCCTGGTCTCACTGAAGAGGAAGCAGAGGAGTTGAGAGTGGAACTCACTAAG GTGGAGGATGAGATTCAGACTTTAAGGCAGGTCTTGGCTGCTAAGGAGAGGCATGCTGGAGACATCAAAAGACAACTGGGTATCAGTCCGCTCAACGAGATCAAACAGAACATCTCAAAGGGATGGCAGGATGTCCAGTCCTCCAATGC CTATTTGCAAACCAAAGAGAAACTTGGACAGTGGAATGAAAGCATTACCCACTCAAATGC ttACCTTACAGCCTCTGCCACTCTGGACGACATAAGCCAATCTGACGC GTATAAGAAGACCCAGGAGACTCTCTCCCAGGCAGGCCAGGTGACCTCTGCAGCCTTGTCCAGCATGGGTGCAGCCATCAGCGAGAGAATTGGGACCATGAG ACTTGGTTACTCCGTGCATCACTCCTTAAGTATGCCATCTATGAG GAGCTCGCCCTCCTTCAGGTCCTTTGAAGACCGGGTAGGAAGCCTGAGGGTGACATGCCTTTCTTATCTCTGTCTTCTCTGA
- the LOC125292853 gene encoding tumor protein D54-like isoform X11 — MDSVNNGFGSARMTGSMEGATGGTLPPGLTEEEAEELRVELTKVEDEIQTLRQVLAAKERHAGDIKRQLGISPLNEIKQNISKGWQDVQSSNAYLQTKEKLGQWNESITHSNAYKKTQETLSQAGQVTSAALSSMGAAISERIGTMRLGYSVHHSLSMPSMRSSPSFRSFEDRVGSLRVTCLSYLCLL, encoded by the exons ATGGATTCTGTTAATAATG GTTTTGGAAGTGCCAGGATGACCGGGTCAATGGAGGGTGCCACCGGTGGAACCCTGCCCCCTGGTCTCACTGAAGAGGAAGCAGAGGAGTTGAGAGTGGAACTCACTAAG GTGGAGGATGAGATTCAGACTTTAAGGCAGGTCTTGGCTGCTAAGGAGAGGCATGCTGGAGACATCAAAAGACAACTGGGTATCAGTCCGCTCAACGAGATCAAACAGAACATCTCAAAGGGATGGCAGGATGTCCAGTCCTCCAATGC CTATTTGCAAACCAAAGAGAAACTTGGACAGTGGAATGAAAGCATTACCCACTCAAATGC GTATAAGAAGACCCAGGAGACTCTCTCCCAGGCAGGCCAGGTGACCTCTGCAGCCTTGTCCAGCATGGGTGCAGCCATCAGCGAGAGAATTGGGACCATGAG ACTTGGTTACTCCGTGCATCACTCCTTAAGTATGCCATCTATGAG GAGCTCGCCCTCCTTCAGGTCCTTTGAAGACCGGGTAGGAAGCCTGAGGGTGACATGCCTTTCTTATCTCTGTCTTCTCTGA